Proteins from a single region of Polynucleobacter sp. KF022:
- a CDS encoding DUF3820 family protein yields MNAESLEKLVLMKMPFGKYAGRALADLPGNYLAWFAREGFPKSELGQLLELMHTLDHNGLRGLLAPIQRAHGIQAKSKLL; encoded by the coding sequence ATGAATGCAGAGTCTCTAGAAAAACTCGTTTTGATGAAGATGCCCTTTGGTAAATACGCTGGACGTGCGTTGGCGGATTTGCCGGGGAACTATTTAGCGTGGTTTGCGCGCGAAGGTTTTCCTAAAAGCGAGCTGGGGCAGCTTCTAGAGTTGATGCACACGCTAGATCACAATGGTTTGCGTGGATTACTGGCGCCAATACAACGAGCGCATGGTATTCAGGCAAAGTCGAAATTACTTTGA
- a CDS encoding branched-chain amino acid ABC transporter permease yields the protein MDMLAQILSSGIAVGMIYAVIAFGFQLTFATSGTLNFGQGEALMLGALVGLTCVDTFGMNYWVMIPVVCLFGMIQGSFVELIGVRPAIKIKSEFGWIMSTIALGIIFKNVAENIWGRDALPFPSPLPMEPMNFLGASILPMEILVVFGALVMMLLVEFFNRKTIYGKAVVATANDRDAAGLMGINTSVVITFSYALSSLTAAFAGVLIAPLTLTGATMGGALGLKAFAVAIIGGLSSGMGIIVGGLILGIVETATGFYVSTGYKDVPGLILLLLVLAYKPSGLFGKSAIKKV from the coding sequence ATGGACATGCTTGCACAAATCCTCTCGAGCGGTATCGCTGTGGGGATGATCTATGCGGTAATCGCTTTCGGTTTCCAGCTCACCTTTGCCACATCAGGCACTTTGAACTTCGGTCAAGGTGAAGCGCTGATGTTGGGTGCCCTCGTAGGTTTAACCTGCGTTGACACTTTTGGCATGAACTACTGGGTCATGATTCCAGTCGTTTGTTTATTCGGCATGATTCAGGGCAGCTTCGTTGAATTAATCGGCGTACGTCCTGCGATCAAAATTAAATCCGAGTTTGGATGGATTATGTCCACTATCGCTCTCGGCATTATTTTCAAGAACGTGGCAGAAAACATTTGGGGCCGTGACGCATTGCCATTCCCATCTCCATTACCAATGGAACCAATGAATTTCTTGGGCGCAAGTATTCTGCCAATGGAAATTTTAGTGGTGTTTGGCGCATTAGTCATGATGTTGTTAGTAGAATTTTTTAACCGTAAAACAATTTACGGTAAGGCGGTTGTGGCAACAGCAAACGACCGTGATGCTGCTGGCTTGATGGGTATTAATACCAGCGTAGTAATTACATTCTCTTATGCACTCTCCTCTTTGACTGCCGCCTTTGCTGGCGTGTTGATTGCACCATTGACACTGACTGGTGCAACTATGGGTGGCGCACTGGGCTTAAAGGCATTCGCAGTGGCGATTATTGGCGGCTTGTCTAGCGGCATGGGCATCATTGTGGGCGGTCTGATTTTGGGTATTGTCGAAACAGCTACCGGCTTCTATGTCTCTACTGGTTATAAAGATGTTCCAGGTTTGATTTTGTTATTGCTTGTATTGGCATACAAACCATCTGGTCTATTCGGCAAATCTGCAATTAAGAAAGTTTAA
- a CDS encoding metalloregulator ArsR/SmtB family transcription factor codes for MTITKSELKKMQASAADACKLMKVLSNSDRMMLLCEIGQGEKCVSELELALDLHQPTLSQQLTVLRKEKLVKTRREGKQIYYSLASEVAVAVMSLLYKHYCKK; via the coding sequence ATGACGATTACCAAATCTGAACTCAAGAAAATGCAGGCGTCAGCTGCTGATGCCTGTAAGTTAATGAAGGTTCTATCCAATAGCGACCGCATGATGCTGTTATGTGAAATCGGCCAAGGCGAAAAATGCGTCAGTGAGTTAGAGCTCGCCTTAGATCTTCATCAGCCTACACTATCTCAGCAATTAACCGTGCTTCGCAAAGAAAAGCTAGTTAAGACACGCAGAGAGGGTAAGCAAATTTACTATTCTCTGGCCAGTGAGGTTGCTGTGGCGGTAATGAGTCTGCTCTATAAGCACTATTGCAAAAAGTAG
- a CDS encoding branched-chain amino acid ABC transporter ATP-binding protein/permease, translating to MMKKSLIPLLIAIAALFCLPLFVHNPYYIHLVETILIYTILLYGLDIVVGYVGQVSLGHAALFGIGSYTAGVLYFHFGWTIWGTLPASIIVTSIFGGILALPALKVIGPYLAMVTLAFGTIAQILINEMTWLTEGPLGIKIPKPDLMGVPMTKAEYFWMVGIILIISMIVVDRFVKSQIGRAFEALRDSPIACDCMGVSVYRFKVIAFVISAAFAGLAGCLYAYSEQYISPNTYNNELAVLFLLGIIMGGRKSRLGALIGAAIIVLLPKLLDDINLFRIVASIIAVVVVVGAGMALSKKTTTPRRVAVPIAGVVGLAAFSFWLNTISDWRLSIFGFMILLVVYYLQNGIVGFAKSFYQSIVGKAKTTRGGDAEVVDDSISFISNVSNANAGAELLKVDSVLMQFGGLKALNNVDLSIKRGTIHGLIGPNGSGKSTMMNVLTGIYVPTAGNVLYAGESVVGKTSSDIALSGIARTFQNVQLFGEMTAIQNILVGLHHTFKSNMVEIALNLPRYKREEAEAHGRAMALLKFVGLDDLANEEARNLPYGKQRLLEIARALALDPELLLLDEPAAGLTAPDIKELLRIIRKIRDSGITFILIEHHMDVVMSVCDTVSVLDFGQKIAEGKPAEVQADEKVIHAYLGT from the coding sequence ATGATGAAGAAGTCTCTAATACCGCTATTAATTGCGATTGCGGCACTCTTTTGTTTGCCGTTGTTTGTCCATAACCCTTATTACATTCACTTAGTTGAAACCATTCTCATCTACACCATCTTGTTATATGGTTTGGATATCGTGGTGGGTTATGTTGGTCAGGTTTCCTTAGGTCACGCAGCTCTGTTTGGTATCGGCTCATACACCGCTGGTGTTTTGTACTTCCATTTCGGTTGGACGATTTGGGGAACTCTACCTGCATCTATCATCGTGACCTCTATCTTCGGCGGTATCTTGGCATTGCCAGCCCTGAAGGTAATTGGACCGTATTTGGCGATGGTGACCTTGGCTTTCGGAACGATTGCACAGATTCTCATTAATGAGATGACTTGGTTGACTGAAGGCCCATTGGGCATCAAGATTCCGAAGCCTGATTTAATGGGCGTGCCAATGACCAAAGCAGAGTACTTCTGGATGGTTGGCATTATCTTGATCATTTCTATGATCGTTGTAGACCGTTTTGTGAAGTCACAAATTGGTCGCGCTTTTGAAGCATTGCGTGATAGCCCAATTGCCTGTGACTGTATGGGCGTATCCGTATATCGCTTTAAAGTGATCGCATTTGTGATCAGCGCTGCCTTTGCAGGTTTGGCTGGTTGCTTGTACGCCTACTCTGAGCAATATATTTCACCAAATACTTACAACAACGAACTTGCTGTTTTGTTCTTGCTCGGCATCATCATGGGTGGACGTAAGTCTCGCCTAGGTGCCTTGATTGGTGCAGCTATTATTGTATTGTTGCCAAAACTCTTGGACGACATCAATTTGTTCCGTATCGTTGCCTCGATTATTGCGGTTGTAGTGGTGGTTGGTGCTGGCATGGCCTTGTCCAAGAAGACTACAACCCCGCGTCGCGTTGCTGTACCTATCGCCGGCGTAGTGGGCTTGGCAGCATTCTCATTCTGGCTCAATACGATTTCTGACTGGCGCTTGAGTATTTTCGGCTTCATGATTTTGTTGGTGGTGTACTACTTGCAAAACGGTATTGTTGGTTTTGCGAAGAGCTTCTACCAGTCAATCGTTGGCAAAGCTAAAACTACTCGTGGTGGTGATGCTGAAGTAGTTGATGACTCTATCAGCTTCATTAGCAATGTATCCAACGCAAATGCTGGCGCTGAGCTCTTGAAAGTTGACTCTGTATTGATGCAGTTCGGTGGCCTGAAGGCCTTGAACAATGTTGATCTGAGCATCAAGCGCGGCACTATTCATGGTTTGATCGGTCCTAACGGTTCCGGTAAGAGCACGATGATGAACGTATTGACAGGTATTTATGTACCTACAGCTGGTAACGTTTTATACGCTGGTGAAAGCGTTGTTGGTAAGACATCTTCCGACATCGCCTTATCTGGTATCGCTCGTACCTTCCAAAACGTTCAGCTTTTCGGCGAAATGACTGCTATCCAAAATATTTTGGTTGGCTTGCATCACACCTTTAAGTCGAACATGGTGGAGATTGCATTGAATCTGCCACGCTACAAGCGAGAAGAGGCTGAAGCCCATGGTCGTGCAATGGCGCTCCTCAAGTTCGTTGGCTTGGATGACTTGGCCAATGAAGAAGCACGTAACTTGCCATACGGTAAGCAACGTTTGCTCGAGATTGCCCGTGCTTTGGCATTGGATCCTGAGTTGCTTTTGTTGGATGAGCCAGCAGCAGGCTTGACAGCTCCTGACATTAAAGAACTCTTGCGCATTATTCGTAAGATCCGCGATAGTGGTATTACCTTCATCCTGATTGAGCATCACATGGATGTGGTGATGTCAGTTTGCGATACCGTTTCTGTATTGGACTTCGGTCAGAAGATTGCAGAAGGTAAACCAGCTGAAGTTCAGGCAGACGAGAAGGTGATTCATGCCTACTTGGGTACTTAA
- a CDS encoding sulfite exporter TauE/SafE family protein has product MDYSIFISPALGLIVGLLMGLTGAGGGILSVPLLVFVLHLPIAEAAPVSLSAIALSAGVGALLGLKNKILRYKAAGFMALFGLLLSPLGLWAAQRVPNAPLLILFSATLFFVSIRLLLQARREILHLPMKKRSPPPCLLNPELGKLSWSIPCARSLMFSGCWAGFLSGLLGVGGGFVIVPALKRYTDLPVQSIVATSLGVLAIISSGGVVFSAISGNLDLTLAAPFSIGALCGLLMGRALGKKISGPRLQQIFAILTFGVAISLTIKGINAL; this is encoded by the coding sequence ATGGACTACTCAATCTTCATCAGCCCCGCCCTAGGCCTTATCGTAGGTTTGTTAATGGGTCTTACCGGCGCAGGTGGCGGCATTCTGTCTGTCCCCCTGCTGGTATTTGTTCTACATCTTCCAATAGCGGAGGCAGCGCCAGTCTCTCTTTCTGCTATTGCACTCTCTGCAGGTGTAGGCGCACTACTTGGACTGAAGAATAAAATTTTGCGGTACAAAGCAGCTGGCTTCATGGCGTTATTTGGACTTCTCCTATCGCCACTAGGTCTTTGGGCAGCACAAAGAGTTCCTAACGCTCCGCTACTAATTCTTTTTAGTGCCACGCTGTTTTTTGTCTCAATCCGCTTACTACTTCAAGCTAGAAGAGAAATCCTTCATCTCCCCATGAAAAAGCGCAGCCCACCGCCATGCTTACTCAATCCAGAGCTTGGTAAATTAAGTTGGAGCATTCCTTGCGCTAGATCTCTCATGTTTTCTGGATGCTGGGCGGGATTCTTATCTGGATTACTGGGAGTAGGCGGCGGCTTTGTGATTGTCCCAGCCTTAAAGCGCTATACAGATTTGCCAGTGCAATCAATTGTTGCCACCTCACTAGGCGTACTTGCCATCATCTCTAGCGGAGGGGTAGTATTTTCAGCCATATCAGGCAATCTAGATTTAACGCTGGCAGCACCTTTTTCCATAGGTGCCTTATGCGGTCTTCTAATGGGTCGAGCATTGGGCAAAAAAATAAGCGGTCCAAGGCTGCAACAAATTTTTGCCATACTCACATTTGGAGTTGCAATCAGCCTCACCATTAAAGGCATTAATGCCTTATGA
- a CDS encoding DUF6662 family protein codes for MKLTINRLLAFSFFLVATLHFSFANAGEGAFGWIYTLDLQPKGKLEFEQRLQLNKQQAAGTYDAWTARTELEYGLTNDLQVAGYINSYYTSADQNYTNPEACGDTPTCTGGYGVPSSHDPSTAYRKSGIEGGSLEAIYRLTNPVTSPVGVGLYLEPTWGRNKDELEARLLLQSNFIDDRLILAGNVVVANERLKFIENGNVPESMLDFLVGASYRFAPKWSAGVEARFHNDYSELNLRNQVQRATFVGPNMHYAAKDWWVTGAWRYQLAGGTCMGGGEAECSNARVWDSHSVNEFIVKVGFPLN; via the coding sequence ATGAAATTAACCATTAATAGACTCCTTGCCTTTAGCTTCTTCCTTGTTGCCACTCTTCACTTTTCCTTTGCCAATGCGGGCGAGGGAGCGTTTGGCTGGATTTACACCTTAGATCTTCAACCCAAGGGCAAGCTGGAATTTGAGCAGCGTCTACAGCTGAATAAACAGCAAGCCGCGGGAACTTACGATGCCTGGACCGCAAGAACTGAACTTGAATATGGCCTCACCAATGACTTACAGGTAGCGGGCTATATCAACTCCTACTACACGAGTGCCGATCAGAATTACACCAATCCAGAGGCGTGCGGTGATACACCAACTTGTACGGGTGGATACGGCGTGCCCTCTTCGCATGATCCATCTACAGCCTATAGAAAAAGTGGTATTGAAGGCGGCTCTCTTGAAGCTATCTACCGCCTGACCAATCCAGTCACCTCACCAGTGGGCGTAGGCCTCTATCTCGAACCAACATGGGGTAGAAATAAAGATGAGCTAGAAGCAAGACTTTTGCTGCAATCTAACTTTATTGATGATCGCCTGATCTTGGCGGGTAACGTTGTGGTTGCTAATGAACGCCTGAAGTTTATTGAAAATGGCAATGTTCCTGAATCGATGCTGGATTTCTTAGTTGGCGCTAGCTATCGCTTTGCTCCCAAATGGTCAGCCGGAGTTGAGGCCCGTTTTCATAACGACTACTCTGAGTTGAATTTACGCAATCAAGTACAAAGAGCAACTTTTGTCGGACCCAATATGCACTATGCAGCTAAAGATTGGTGGGTCACTGGCGCATGGCGCTATCAGCTTGCAGGCGGAACCTGCATGGGCGGCGGCGAAGCTGAATGCTCAAATGCACGTGTTTGGGACAGTCACTCTGTGAACGAATTCATTGTCAAAGTTGGCTTCCCTCTTAACTGA
- a CDS encoding ABC transporter substrate-binding protein has protein sequence MNIRRHIFAVAATAMLSTGAYAADIKLGVSGPFTGGSASMGVSMRDGVRLATKEINAAGGINGNKIVLVERDDEAKNERGVQIAQELINNEKVVATLGYINTGVALASQRFYQDAKIPVMNNVATGSILTKQFPNAPENYIFRNAAPDNIQAPLIAKEAVEKRGLKKVAILADSTNYGQLGREDLEKALKGYGVTPVAVEKFNIGDVDMTSQLLKAKNAGAEVILTYAIGPELAQIANGMAKLGWKKPMIGSWTLSMASFIDTAGKNGNGATMPQTYIQTPSTTAKRKAFQAAYLAEFKPKNNNIASPVSAAQGYDSVYLLAAAIKQANSTEGPKIVAALQDLKTPVDGVVITYNKPFSATDHDAIKMKDVVMGVVENGRVEFLNAEDAAPKKK, from the coding sequence ATGAACATTCGTCGTCACATTTTTGCAGTAGCTGCTACTGCGATGCTTTCAACCGGTGCTTACGCTGCCGATATCAAACTTGGTGTTTCAGGTCCATTTACTGGCGGCTCTGCCTCCATGGGTGTCAGTATGCGTGACGGTGTACGTCTTGCTACAAAAGAGATTAATGCTGCTGGTGGTATCAATGGCAACAAAATCGTTTTGGTTGAGCGCGATGACGAAGCAAAAAATGAGCGTGGCGTGCAAATTGCACAAGAATTGATCAACAATGAAAAAGTTGTTGCAACTTTGGGTTACATCAACACTGGTGTTGCATTGGCTTCACAGCGCTTCTATCAAGACGCGAAGATTCCAGTAATGAATAACGTTGCTACTGGTTCTATCTTGACTAAGCAGTTCCCTAATGCACCAGAGAACTATATTTTCCGTAATGCTGCTCCTGACAATATTCAAGCTCCATTGATCGCTAAGGAAGCGGTTGAAAAGCGTGGCTTGAAGAAAGTAGCGATTTTGGCCGACTCTACAAACTACGGTCAGTTGGGTCGTGAAGACTTAGAGAAGGCGTTGAAAGGTTATGGCGTAACACCAGTAGCGGTTGAGAAATTCAACATTGGTGACGTTGACATGACTTCACAATTACTCAAAGCAAAAAATGCTGGCGCTGAAGTAATTTTGACTTACGCGATCGGACCTGAGTTGGCACAAATTGCTAACGGCATGGCGAAGTTGGGTTGGAAAAAGCCAATGATCGGTTCATGGACATTGTCTATGGCTAGCTTTATTGATACTGCTGGTAAGAATGGTAACGGCGCAACAATGCCACAAACTTACATTCAGACTCCATCTACAACAGCTAAGCGTAAAGCTTTCCAAGCTGCTTACTTGGCCGAGTTCAAGCCAAAGAACAATAACATTGCATCTCCAGTTTCTGCAGCACAAGGATATGACTCTGTTTACCTCTTGGCTGCAGCGATTAAGCAAGCAAACAGCACAGAAGGACCAAAGATTGTTGCAGCATTGCAAGATCTGAAGACTCCAGTTGATGGTGTTGTTATTACTTACAACAAGCCATTCTCTGCAACTGATCACGACGCTATCAAGATGAAAGACGTAGTGATGGGTGTGGTTGAAAACGGCCGTGTTGAGTTCTTGAATGCTGAGGACGCAGCACCCAAGAAGAAGTAA
- a CDS encoding FAD:protein FMN transferase, with protein MIRCKPLLGTFVEISTQEDKNGLLAIENAFAAIQQVQDLMGFHHPDTQLSVINQLAHREAVEVHPWTAQVIKVAKEVHLASGGLFNCGIGHRLVAAGLLPRHITFTNHDLGGIEDIQFLAPDLIKSARPVCLDLGGIAKGFAVDMAVRVLISEGITSGSVNAGGDLRVFGKTALPIQVRDPELPNRLIEIGSLKDGAIATSSLYFAKRDQQISHIINPLAQNFSEVHAEVLGSFSILAKECVYADALTKVLALTNNEYHPCFSHFSAQALRITI; from the coding sequence ATGATTCGATGTAAACCTCTGCTGGGGACTTTTGTAGAAATCTCCACTCAAGAAGATAAGAATGGCTTATTGGCGATTGAGAACGCATTTGCCGCAATCCAACAAGTGCAGGATCTCATGGGATTTCATCATCCTGATACTCAACTTAGTGTTATTAACCAACTCGCCCATAGGGAGGCCGTTGAAGTTCATCCATGGACAGCCCAAGTAATTAAGGTTGCCAAAGAAGTTCATCTTGCATCAGGTGGTCTATTCAATTGTGGCATTGGACATCGCTTGGTTGCTGCAGGCTTACTGCCACGGCACATTACCTTCACAAATCATGATCTTGGTGGAATTGAAGATATTCAGTTCTTAGCTCCCGATCTCATCAAATCGGCACGTCCAGTCTGCCTGGACCTTGGTGGCATCGCTAAAGGATTTGCAGTGGATATGGCGGTGCGAGTCTTAATCTCCGAGGGAATTACTTCGGGCTCCGTCAATGCTGGTGGTGATTTGCGCGTGTTTGGTAAAACCGCCCTACCAATTCAGGTTCGCGATCCAGAACTTCCTAACAGACTGATTGAGATTGGCTCCTTGAAAGATGGCGCCATTGCCACCAGCAGCCTTTACTTCGCAAAAAGGGATCAACAGATTAGCCACATCATTAACCCCCTAGCTCAGAATTTTTCCGAAGTACATGCTGAGGTTTTAGGCTCCTTCTCCATTCTCGCTAAAGAGTGCGTCTATGCAGATGCCCTCACCAAAGTCTTGGCCTTAACAAATAATGAGTATCACCCCTGTTTCTCACACTTTTCAGCACAAGCACTGAGGATTACTATATGA
- a CDS encoding FMN-binding protein codes for MIWKPYPLAAIGLAMMSAPIIAHAKIYVSVEQAQKILLPNKALTKTPIIITDDLQERMRAASSIRHPFQGDRIWRASDGSWLVIDGVVGKHEMITYAVAINPSGSISGIEILEYVESYGYEVAEAQWRKQFIGKTAHDPIKLNQDIQNIGGATLSCKHLTDGVKRVAVLYELALKSAPAPVGQIQTLKAK; via the coding sequence ATGATCTGGAAACCTTACCCGCTAGCTGCAATTGGCTTAGCAATGATGAGTGCACCCATCATTGCGCATGCAAAAATTTATGTTTCTGTAGAGCAGGCGCAGAAAATCCTCTTACCAAATAAGGCGCTTACTAAGACGCCCATCATCATTACCGATGATCTACAAGAAAGGATGCGAGCAGCATCAAGCATTCGCCACCCTTTTCAAGGAGATCGCATCTGGAGGGCATCTGACGGTAGTTGGCTAGTCATTGATGGGGTAGTTGGTAAACATGAAATGATTACCTATGCTGTTGCCATCAATCCCAGCGGCAGCATCTCTGGCATTGAAATACTGGAATATGTGGAGTCTTATGGCTATGAAGTGGCTGAAGCGCAATGGCGTAAGCAATTTATTGGTAAGACTGCACATGACCCTATTAAGCTCAACCAGGATATTCAAAATATTGGGGGTGCCACTCTTTCTTGTAAGCACCTGACCGATGGAGTGAAGCGAGTTGCTGTCCTATATGAATTAGCTCTGAAAAGCGCTCCCGCACCTGTCGGCCAAATCCAAACTCTCAAAGCAAAATGA
- a CDS encoding EamA family transporter: MNKASQKSYSLPASHLLLALAIVAVWGTNFVVIKLSLNSFSPFLFAALRYTFAFLPLALFFPMPKVSWVNLCTYGVAVGVGQFGILYFAIDGRISPGLASLVIQTQVFFTIGFAMFFAKERLRTYQTIALLVAITGLVVIALHTDANTTFLGLALVVFAGLSWGVANTVSRRAGSINMLSYVVWASGFAIPPLFVMSYLFEGGWSHMGSSLASAPVWAWAGVLWQSWANTLFGYGAWAWLLSKHPAAVVAPAPLLVPIFGMGAAAYFLAEPLPPWKIEAAGLVIAGLIVNLFWPSIELKLKRHFS; this comes from the coding sequence GTGAATAAAGCTTCGCAAAAGAGTTATTCATTACCAGCGAGCCATTTATTGCTGGCACTGGCCATTGTGGCCGTATGGGGGACTAACTTTGTAGTGATTAAGTTATCCCTCAATTCTTTTTCTCCATTCTTATTTGCCGCGCTTCGCTATACCTTTGCTTTTTTACCCTTGGCACTTTTCTTTCCTATGCCTAAAGTCTCATGGGTCAATCTCTGTACTTATGGAGTTGCTGTTGGGGTGGGGCAGTTCGGAATTCTGTACTTTGCGATCGATGGTCGTATCTCCCCGGGTCTAGCTTCCTTGGTGATTCAGACGCAGGTATTTTTTACTATCGGCTTTGCTATGTTCTTTGCCAAAGAGCGTTTGCGAACTTATCAAACAATAGCCTTGCTAGTAGCAATCACAGGTTTGGTAGTTATTGCGTTGCACACTGATGCCAACACTACTTTCCTCGGGCTTGCCTTGGTTGTATTCGCCGGCCTCTCCTGGGGGGTGGCTAATACAGTTAGCCGCAGGGCGGGCTCGATCAATATGCTGTCCTATGTAGTTTGGGCAAGTGGATTTGCTATTCCACCCTTATTTGTTATGTCCTATCTATTTGAGGGTGGCTGGAGCCATATGGGTAGCTCATTAGCCTCAGCACCTGTATGGGCTTGGGCTGGTGTTTTATGGCAATCCTGGGCTAACACCCTCTTTGGTTATGGGGCTTGGGCCTGGCTACTGTCTAAGCACCCTGCAGCGGTTGTGGCGCCTGCCCCCTTATTGGTGCCTATATTTGGTATGGGGGCTGCCGCTTATTTCCTGGCTGAACCATTGCCCCCATGGAAGATCGAGGCGGCGGGGTTAGTGATTGCTGGCTTGATAGTCAATTTATTCTGGCCAAGCATTGAACTCAAACTCAAGCGGCATTTTTCTTAA
- a CDS encoding MBL fold metallo-hydrolase produces MNPKPSAEVKAFFDPETWTFTYVVYGGKKSPCVVIDSVLNYDPKSGRTTTGSADEVISFIQGEQLQLTWILETHAHADHLTAAPYIQSKLGGKIVIGDHITSVQNVFKGVFNLDEQFAIDGSQFDHLLKDGESLQFGNLSLKALYVPGHTPACMAYEIGDALFVGDTLFMPDVGTARCDFPGGSAQTLYRSIQKVLAYPDETKLYMCHDYPPTDRPEAYCTTVGEEKKSNIHVHDGVTEEQFVQMRSKRDATLDMPTLILPSIQVNIRAGHLPEPEANGKSYLKIPLNAL; encoded by the coding sequence ATGAACCCAAAACCAAGCGCTGAAGTTAAGGCATTCTTTGATCCAGAAACCTGGACTTTTACCTATGTAGTTTATGGAGGCAAAAAAAGTCCCTGCGTAGTCATAGACTCCGTATTGAACTATGACCCCAAATCAGGCAGAACAACTACAGGGTCTGCTGACGAAGTCATCAGCTTTATTCAAGGCGAGCAATTGCAGTTAACTTGGATCCTAGAAACGCATGCTCATGCTGATCATCTAACGGCAGCCCCCTATATTCAGAGTAAGTTAGGCGGCAAGATTGTCATTGGCGATCACATCACCAGTGTGCAAAACGTATTTAAGGGTGTTTTCAATCTTGATGAGCAATTTGCAATTGATGGATCTCAATTTGATCATTTACTAAAAGACGGTGAATCACTGCAGTTCGGCAACCTCTCCTTAAAGGCTCTCTATGTGCCTGGCCATACCCCAGCTTGCATGGCATATGAAATTGGGGATGCACTATTTGTTGGGGACACCCTCTTCATGCCTGATGTCGGTACAGCGCGTTGTGACTTTCCAGGCGGTAGCGCCCAGACTTTATATCGATCTATTCAGAAGGTGCTCGCATATCCTGATGAGACAAAGCTGTATATGTGCCATGACTATCCGCCAACAGATCGTCCTGAGGCGTATTGCACAACCGTGGGTGAGGAGAAGAAGTCTAATATCCATGTGCACGACGGAGTCACCGAGGAGCAGTTCGTGCAAATGCGCAGTAAGCGGGATGCGACCCTAGATATGCCTACTCTGATATTGCCATCGATTCAGGTCAACATACGTGCAGGTCATCTGCCTGAGCCTGAAGCGAATGGCAAATCCTATTTAAAAATCCCATTAAACGCTCTTTAA
- a CDS encoding ABC transporter ATP-binding protein: protein MLSIKNLEAGYGKVKVLHGINIDVPKGQVITLIGSNGAGKTTTMRAITGMIKPTAGEVTLGGEKIDGYDSHKIARLGLAHSPEGRRVFTTMSVTDNLLLGAFPRFTGSRPKGDIKNDLEKSLEMFPRLKERRNQLAGTLSGGEQQMLAMARAVMLNPEIILLDEPSMGLAPILVEEVFKIISNLKSQGVTMLLVEQFAAAALNVADYGYVLENGKIATHGPAAKLKDDPAVKAAYLGGAGGH, encoded by the coding sequence ATGTTATCTATTAAGAATCTTGAAGCAGGCTACGGTAAAGTCAAAGTCCTCCACGGCATCAATATTGATGTTCCAAAAGGGCAAGTCATTACTTTGATTGGCTCAAACGGCGCCGGCAAAACAACAACCATGCGTGCTATCACTGGCATGATCAAGCCAACAGCTGGTGAGGTCACTCTAGGTGGTGAAAAAATTGATGGTTACGACTCTCATAAAATCGCTCGCTTGGGTTTGGCTCACAGCCCTGAAGGTCGTCGCGTATTTACGACGATGTCAGTTACCGACAATTTATTGTTGGGCGCATTTCCACGCTTTACAGGTAGCCGTCCAAAAGGCGATATCAAGAATGACTTAGAAAAGTCTCTTGAAATGTTTCCTCGCTTGAAAGAGCGTCGCAATCAATTGGCGGGAACGCTATCTGGTGGCGAGCAACAAATGTTGGCAATGGCCCGTGCAGTGATGCTCAATCCAGAGATTATTCTTTTGGATGAGCCATCGATGGGTCTGGCACCAATTTTGGTTGAGGAAGTATTTAAGATCATCTCTAACCTGAAGTCACAGGGTGTGACCATGTTGTTGGTTGAGCAGTTTGCTGCTGCAGCATTGAATGTGGCTGACTACGGTTATGTGCTTGAGAACGGCAAGATCGCTACTCACGGACCTGCTGCTAAGCTCAAGGATGATCCTGCTGTGAAAGCAGCTTACTTGGGTGGTGCTGGTGGCCACTAA